A single window of Pseudarthrobacter defluvii DNA harbors:
- a CDS encoding alcohol dehydrogenase catalytic domain-containing protein, producing MKALVWHGEGDIRLDTVDDPTILDPNDAIVRITRSAICGTDLHFIRGTMSGMKEGTILGHEAVGEVTAVGKAVRRFAPGDRVIVSSTMSCGVCWQCRAGHTAQCDVANPNGPQAGTCFFGGPETTGPINGLQAEYARIPWASNTLTRLPDNVSDEQAILLSDIFPTAWFGAQLAGIQRGDTVAVYGAGVVGQLAIASAFRQGASRVFAIDGIETRLVQALDQNADVINFNSEDPVEALQEATQGIGVDAVIDAVGVDAQRPWAGPAAAKGEEQAEQFSQEVAEVAPTTNVQGDN from the coding sequence ATGAAAGCACTTGTATGGCACGGCGAAGGCGACATCCGCCTGGACACCGTTGACGATCCCACCATCCTCGACCCGAACGACGCGATTGTGCGCATCACCCGCAGCGCCATCTGCGGCACCGACCTGCACTTCATCCGCGGCACCATGTCCGGGATGAAGGAAGGCACCATCCTGGGCCATGAGGCAGTGGGTGAGGTGACGGCGGTGGGCAAGGCCGTTCGCCGGTTCGCCCCCGGGGACCGCGTGATCGTCTCCTCCACCATGTCCTGCGGCGTGTGCTGGCAGTGCCGGGCAGGCCACACCGCGCAGTGCGACGTGGCGAACCCGAACGGGCCGCAGGCGGGAACATGCTTCTTCGGCGGCCCCGAAACCACCGGACCCATCAACGGGTTGCAGGCCGAGTACGCGCGGATTCCGTGGGCTTCCAACACCCTGACCAGGCTGCCGGACAACGTCAGCGACGAGCAGGCCATCCTGCTCTCGGACATCTTCCCCACGGCCTGGTTCGGCGCCCAACTGGCCGGCATCCAGCGCGGCGACACGGTGGCTGTGTACGGCGCAGGCGTCGTGGGGCAGCTGGCCATCGCGTCTGCGTTCCGGCAGGGTGCCTCGAGGGTGTTCGCCATTGACGGGATCGAGACGCGGCTGGTCCAGGCCCTCGACCAGAACGCGGACGTCATCAACTTCAACAGCGAGGATCCCGTGGAAGCCCTGCAGGAGGCGACGCAGGGAATCGGCGTGGACGCGGTGATCGACGCCGTGGGCGTGGACGCGCAGCGGCCCTGGGCCGGGCCCGCGGCGGCGAAGGGCGAAGAGCAGGCGGAGCAGTTCTCGCAGGAGGTGGCCGAGGTGGCCCCCACCACCAACGTGCAGGGCGATAACTGA